A genomic window from Serratia liquefaciens includes:
- the glnS gene encoding glutamine--tRNA ligase, with the protein MSEAEARPTNFIRQIVDEDLASGKHASVHTRFPPEPNGYLHIGHAKSICLNFGIARDYQGQCNLRFDDTNPVKEDIEFVESIKHDVEWLGFEWSGNVRYSSDYFDQLHQYAVELINKGLAYVDELSPEQIREYRGSLTSPGKDSPYRGRSVEENLALFEKMRNGEFAEGSACLRAKIDMASPFIVMRDPVLYRIKFAEHHQTGNKWCIYPMYDFTHCISDALEGITHSLCTLEFQDNRRLYDWVLDNITIPCHPRQYEFSRLNLEYAIMSKRKLNQLVTEKIVEGWDDPRMPTVSGLRRRGYTAASIREFCQRIGVTKQENNVEMMALEACIREELNENAPRAMAVLDPVKVVIENMTSGVEMVTMPNHPSKPEMGSREVPFSREVYIDRADFREEANKQYKRLVLGKEVRLRNAYVIKAERVEKDAEGEITTIFCSYDADTLSKDPADGRKVKGVIHWVSAEHALPAEIRVYDRLFSVPNPAAAEDFLATINPESLVIKHGFVEPSLAAAQPEKAYQFEREGYFCADNRYSSAEHLVFNRTVGLRDTWAKLGA; encoded by the coding sequence ATGAGTGAGGCTGAAGCCCGCCCAACCAATTTTATCCGTCAGATCGTCGATGAAGATCTGGCGTCAGGGAAACACGCGTCGGTACATACCCGTTTCCCGCCGGAGCCGAATGGCTATCTGCATATCGGCCATGCAAAATCCATTTGTCTGAACTTCGGCATTGCCCGTGACTACCAGGGCCAGTGCAACCTGCGTTTCGATGACACCAACCCGGTGAAAGAAGATATCGAGTTCGTTGAGTCGATCAAACACGACGTGGAGTGGCTGGGCTTTGAGTGGAGCGGCAATGTCCGTTACTCCTCAGATTACTTCGATCAGCTGCACCAGTATGCGGTAGAGCTGATTAACAAAGGGCTGGCCTACGTCGACGAGCTGTCGCCTGAGCAAATCCGCGAATATCGCGGCAGCCTGACCTCGCCGGGCAAAGACAGTCCGTACCGGGGTCGCAGCGTGGAAGAGAACCTGGCGCTGTTTGAAAAAATGCGCAACGGCGAATTCGCCGAAGGTAGCGCCTGCCTGCGCGCCAAGATCGACATGGCTTCGCCGTTTATCGTGATGCGCGATCCTGTGCTGTACCGCATCAAGTTCGCGGAACACCACCAGACCGGCAACAAATGGTGCATCTACCCGATGTACGATTTCACCCACTGCATTTCCGATGCGCTGGAAGGGATCACCCATTCGCTGTGTACGCTGGAGTTCCAGGACAACCGTCGTCTGTATGACTGGGTGTTGGACAACATCACCATCCCTTGTCATCCGCGTCAGTACGAATTCTCACGCCTTAATCTCGAGTACGCCATCATGTCTAAGCGCAAGCTGAACCAGTTGGTGACCGAGAAAATCGTTGAGGGCTGGGATGACCCGCGTATGCCGACAGTTTCCGGCCTGCGTCGCCGTGGCTATACCGCTGCGTCCATCCGCGAGTTCTGCCAGCGTATCGGCGTGACCAAGCAGGAAAACAACGTCGAAATGATGGCGCTCGAAGCCTGCATTCGTGAAGAGCTGAACGAAAACGCGCCGCGTGCGATGGCCGTGCTGGATCCGGTGAAGGTCGTCATCGAAAATATGACCTCCGGCGTGGAAATGGTGACCATGCCTAACCACCCGAGCAAGCCGGAGATGGGCAGCCGTGAGGTGCCGTTCAGCCGCGAGGTTTATATCGACCGTGCTGACTTCCGCGAAGAAGCCAACAAGCAGTACAAGCGTCTGGTACTGGGGAAAGAAGTGCGTCTGCGCAATGCCTACGTGATCAAGGCTGAACGCGTCGAGAAAGATGCTGAAGGCGAGATCACCACCATCTTCTGCAGCTACGATGCGGACACTTTGAGTAAAGATCCTGCCGATGGCCGCAAGGTGAAGGGCGTGATCCACTGGGTGTCTGCTGAGCATGCATTGCCGGCGGAAATTCGCGTGTACGACCGTCTGTTCAGCGTGCCGAATCCGGCGGCGGCAGAGGACTTCCTCGCCACCATCAACCCGGAGTCGCTGGTTATCAAGCACGGCTTCGTGGAGCCTAGCCTGGCTGCCGCACAGCCGGAAAAAGCCTATCAGTTCGAGCGAGAAGGTTATTTCTGTGCCGATAACCGTTACTCCTCGGCTGAGCACCTGGTGTTTAACCGCACCGTTGGCCTGCGCGACACCTGGGCTAAACTGGGTGCCTGA
- the chiP gene encoding chitoporin ChiP, which translates to MGTHGAQRKTLALAVAGALLGTGFAMAPEAKAAGFIDDSTMTGGVYYWQRERDRKDLNPTSDDYNKYTTNLSHSTANLSLDFASGYAWDMFGLDVGAFTAIELAESSASGHPNEIAFSSKNRTYDEDYSGDKGGISLYKAAGKFKYGPVWARGGYIQPSGQTLLAPHWSFMPGTYQGAEAGAKFDYGDAGELSFSYMWTNKYKAPWHIEMDDFRQNDKKTGVSYLHSLGAKYDFKNDLVLEAAFGQAQGYVNQYFTKASYKFDLVGNPLTTSYQFYGTEDRINDKNDPNSIYDGLAWLQALTFGYTTGQFNWRLEGTMVKAEGNQGYFLQRMTPTYASSNGRLDVWWDNRSDFNANGEKAVYAGVMYDLSNWNLPGMAVGGSYVYAWDAKPSTNPMYDQSQRLKESAWSLDAMYTIQEGRAKGTLLKLHYTQYDNHTNIPSWGGGYGNIFQDEKDVKFMVIAPFTIF; encoded by the coding sequence ATGGGTACGCACGGTGCTCAGCGTAAAACGCTGGCGCTCGCAGTCGCGGGTGCGCTGTTGGGAACAGGGTTTGCCATGGCCCCTGAGGCGAAAGCCGCAGGATTTATCGATGACTCCACGATGACCGGCGGTGTTTACTACTGGCAACGTGAGCGTGACCGTAAAGATCTCAATCCGACCAGTGACGATTACAATAAATACACCACCAACTTGTCGCATTCGACGGCCAACCTGAGCCTGGATTTTGCCTCGGGCTATGCCTGGGACATGTTCGGCCTGGACGTGGGCGCCTTTACCGCCATCGAGCTGGCTGAATCCAGCGCTAGCGGCCACCCGAATGAAATCGCGTTCTCCTCCAAAAACCGTACCTACGATGAAGACTACTCCGGCGACAAAGGCGGCATCAGCCTGTATAAAGCCGCCGGTAAATTCAAATATGGCCCCGTCTGGGCACGTGGCGGTTATATCCAGCCAAGTGGCCAAACTCTGTTGGCGCCGCATTGGAGCTTTATGCCGGGTACCTATCAGGGTGCAGAGGCCGGTGCCAAGTTTGACTACGGTGATGCCGGTGAGTTGAGCTTCTCTTACATGTGGACCAATAAATATAAAGCGCCATGGCATATCGAAATGGACGACTTCCGCCAGAACGATAAAAAAACCGGTGTCTCCTATCTGCACTCGCTGGGTGCCAAATACGACTTCAAAAACGATTTGGTGCTGGAGGCGGCATTCGGCCAAGCCCAGGGCTATGTGAATCAGTACTTCACCAAGGCGTCTTATAAATTCGATCTGGTGGGCAACCCGCTGACCACCAGCTACCAGTTCTACGGCACCGAAGACCGCATTAACGACAAGAACGACCCGAACAGCATTTACGACGGTCTGGCCTGGCTGCAAGCACTGACCTTTGGTTACACCACCGGCCAGTTCAACTGGCGCCTGGAAGGCACCATGGTCAAAGCCGAAGGCAACCAGGGCTACTTCCTGCAACGCATGACGCCAACCTACGCTTCTTCTAACGGCCGCCTCGACGTGTGGTGGGATAACCGTTCCGACTTTAACGCCAACGGCGAAAAAGCGGTTTATGCCGGGGTGATGTACGACCTGAGCAACTGGAACCTGCCGGGCATGGCGGTGGGCGGTTCTTACGTTTACGCCTGGGACGCCAAACCGAGCACCAACCCTATGTACGATCAGAGCCAGCGCCTGAAAGAGAGCGCCTGGAGCCTGGATGCCATGTACACCATTCAGGAAGGTCGCGCCAAAGGCACGCTGCTTAAACTGCACTACACCCAATACGACAACCACACCAATATCCCAAGCTGGGGCGGGGGTTACGGCAACATCTTCCAGGACGAGAAAGACGTCAAATTCATGGTTATCGCGCCATTCACCATTTTCTAA
- the chiQ gene encoding ChiQ/YbfN family lipoprotein, whose translation MKKIMMMLAAVATLSACVQPAAPPEDAKLKQAYSACINTAEGSPEKLQSCQAVLNVLKQEKQHQQFAEKETVRVMDYQNCIQAVHSGNGQAYDAKCGQIWKEIRDNNN comes from the coding sequence ATGAAAAAAATCATGATGATGTTGGCTGCGGTAGCCACGCTGAGCGCCTGCGTACAGCCGGCGGCCCCGCCGGAAGATGCCAAATTGAAACAGGCCTACAGCGCCTGCATCAACACCGCAGAGGGCTCACCGGAAAAACTGCAGTCATGCCAGGCGGTGTTGAACGTACTGAAACAAGAGAAGCAGCATCAACAGTTCGCCGAGAAAGAAACGGTGCGGGTGATGGATTATCAAAACTGCATTCAGGCGGTTCACAGCGGTAACGGCCAGGCTTATGACGCCAAATGTGGCCAGATTTGGAAAGAGATCCGCGATAACAACAATTAA